In Microbacterium laevaniformans, a single window of DNA contains:
- the tadA gene encoding tRNA adenosine(34) deaminase TadA gives MSLPVRADDETVMRRALALAARAADAGEIPVGAVVVDAGGAAIGEGLNLREATADPTAHAEVVALRQAAASVGSWNLEGCTLTVTLEPCLMCAGAILQARVGRVVFGAWDEKAGAAGSVYDVLRDRRLPVRAEVVGGILEDDARALLRTFFDARR, from the coding sequence ATGAGCCTGCCCGTGCGTGCCGACGACGAGACGGTGATGCGTCGTGCCCTTGCACTGGCCGCTCGCGCGGCGGACGCGGGAGAGATCCCGGTGGGCGCGGTCGTCGTGGATGCGGGGGGCGCGGCGATCGGTGAAGGTCTCAACCTGCGGGAGGCGACCGCCGACCCCACCGCCCATGCGGAGGTCGTGGCCCTCCGGCAGGCCGCGGCATCCGTCGGGTCGTGGAACCTCGAGGGGTGCACGCTGACCGTGACCCTCGAGCCGTGTCTGATGTGCGCGGGCGCGATCCTGCAGGCTCGCGTCGGCCGGGTCGTGTTCGGCGCGTGGGACGAGAAGGCGGGCGCCGCGGGATCGGTGTACGACGTGCTACGTGACCGGCGGCTGCCGGTGCGGGCCGAAGTGGTCGGCGGCATCCTGGAGGACGACGCGCGCGCCCTGCTGCGCACCTTCTTCGACGCCCGCCGTTGA
- a CDS encoding TM0106 family RecB-like putative nuclease produces the protein MRYIEDTGDGARIVWSASDLKAAAECEFAWLRAIDAKLGRVPAVLEPEDLTLERAGRLGRQHELRQLDLYRAQYPGRVVELPETRSSDAVAVAAAVAATSAALADPSVAVIYQAVFATAEFVGFADFLVREDPARIVDGSENPWVVQDTKLARHARVTALMQLAAYADQLDRLGAPRSGRVELLLGDGTTSTHAVSDLMPVFRLRRQRLRALIADRDIAAGVDAAPIGWGDDRGELRIVACGRCATCDAEVVAHRDLLLVAGMRPVQRDRLRAAGIRTIDDLAAATEVPERMSGDTFAGLRTQARLQLDSPAGGVGETATADTPPVPTFEVVFPKAIGALPRPDRGDLFFDFEGDPLYTEAADAGGASWGIDYLFGWVDDDEQYAALWAHSFAEEKRALEDFLDVVALRRRTHPGMHIYHYAPYEPTHLLAMAARYGVREAVVDTLLREGVFVDLYPIVRRALRVGSRSYSIKKLEPLYMGAEVRTSDVQRGDDSIVKYVEARELMAAGEDAAGAAILDDLADYNRYDCVSTRRLRNWLVERAREAKLMPSADVDAAERPYEPSPRAEALTRMAGVADTDDAPDEAAVTALKLAAAAIDYYPREAKTFWATHFLRLREPVSIWEDTRDVVVFDHDRCRVLTDWHVPEGGRVQRRVLELRGDLAPGTKLSAGGSVFLLYELPTPFPIDTSPRWIHAARSVRVVDVLDDGMVVEENSVHGFTWQELPIASTPPAPPQAGSQQAAIDHWADTIIQAAPLRSADFPFDPATDLLLRRIPRTRSGTLARGDGDAVDEIARAVDDLDRSYLAVQGPPGTGKTYVGSHVVARLVREKGYRVGVVAQSHAVVENMLARIVDAGVPGERVAKATKGAASGAESFTAIAKDGYAAFAQAHPDGFVIGGTVWDLSHPGRVPRASLDLLVIDEAGQFSLASTIAVSVAAQRLLLLGDPQQLPQVSQGTHPEPVDTSALGWVMDGVAVVPDDRGFFLAQTRRMRPEVAAPVSELSYDGRLAAHPSTSGRHLDGVAAGVVPMPLTHAGNATQSPEEADAVLALARDLLGRAWTPSEQARPRSLTAADLIVVTPYNAQQVLVESVLAAAGLGEIPVGTVDKFQGQEAAVAIVSLAASSGRDAPRGLEFLLLQNRLNVAISRAEHTAFVVYGTGLLDDLPRTPDGVARLSAFARLVGADAP, from the coding sequence ATGCGATACATCGAGGACACCGGCGACGGCGCGCGCATCGTCTGGAGTGCGAGCGACCTGAAAGCAGCCGCCGAGTGTGAGTTCGCGTGGCTGCGCGCGATCGACGCCAAGCTCGGACGGGTGCCGGCGGTGCTCGAGCCCGAAGACCTCACCCTCGAGCGCGCCGGTCGGCTCGGCAGGCAGCACGAGCTGCGCCAGCTCGATCTGTACCGCGCGCAGTACCCCGGACGTGTCGTCGAACTGCCCGAGACGCGATCGTCGGATGCCGTCGCGGTCGCCGCCGCGGTCGCGGCGACGTCGGCGGCGCTGGCCGACCCCTCCGTCGCGGTCATCTATCAGGCGGTGTTCGCGACCGCGGAGTTCGTCGGGTTCGCCGACTTCCTCGTGCGCGAAGATCCCGCTCGCATCGTCGACGGCTCCGAGAACCCGTGGGTCGTCCAGGACACCAAGCTCGCGCGCCACGCACGCGTGACCGCGTTGATGCAGTTGGCGGCATATGCCGACCAGCTCGACCGTCTCGGCGCGCCGCGCAGCGGCCGGGTGGAACTGCTGCTCGGCGACGGCACGACCTCGACGCACGCCGTCAGCGACCTCATGCCCGTCTTCCGGCTGCGCCGGCAGCGACTGCGCGCGCTCATCGCCGACCGTGACATCGCGGCCGGCGTCGACGCTGCCCCGATCGGGTGGGGAGATGACCGCGGCGAACTGAGGATCGTCGCGTGCGGGCGGTGCGCGACGTGCGATGCGGAGGTGGTCGCGCACCGCGACCTGTTGCTGGTCGCGGGAATGCGTCCCGTGCAGCGCGATCGGCTGCGTGCGGCCGGTATCCGCACCATCGATGACCTGGCCGCCGCGACGGAAGTTCCCGAGCGGATGTCGGGCGACACGTTCGCCGGACTGCGCACGCAGGCGCGTCTGCAGCTGGACAGCCCCGCAGGCGGCGTGGGCGAGACGGCGACCGCGGACACGCCGCCGGTGCCGACCTTCGAGGTGGTCTTTCCGAAGGCGATCGGCGCGCTGCCCCGGCCCGACCGCGGCGACCTGTTCTTCGACTTCGAGGGCGATCCGCTCTACACCGAAGCCGCCGACGCGGGGGGAGCGTCGTGGGGCATCGACTACCTGTTCGGGTGGGTCGACGACGACGAGCAGTACGCGGCACTGTGGGCGCACTCGTTCGCAGAGGAGAAGCGGGCGCTCGAGGATTTCCTGGATGTGGTGGCGCTGCGCCGTCGCACCCATCCCGGCATGCACATCTACCATTACGCGCCGTACGAGCCGACGCACCTGCTGGCGATGGCCGCGCGGTACGGGGTGCGCGAGGCCGTAGTCGACACGCTGCTGCGTGAAGGCGTCTTCGTGGACCTCTATCCGATCGTCCGGCGCGCCCTGCGTGTGGGGTCGCGCTCGTACTCGATCAAGAAGCTCGAGCCGCTCTACATGGGCGCCGAGGTGCGCACCAGCGACGTGCAGCGCGGCGACGATTCGATCGTCAAGTACGTCGAAGCGCGCGAGCTGATGGCGGCGGGGGAGGATGCCGCGGGAGCGGCCATCCTCGATGACCTCGCCGACTACAACCGCTACGACTGCGTCTCGACGCGGCGCTTGCGCAACTGGCTCGTGGAGCGGGCCCGGGAGGCCAAGCTCATGCCCTCCGCCGATGTCGACGCCGCAGAGCGTCCGTACGAGCCCTCGCCGCGTGCCGAGGCGCTCACGCGGATGGCCGGCGTCGCCGACACCGACGACGCGCCCGACGAGGCCGCGGTCACCGCGCTGAAGCTCGCCGCGGCGGCGATCGACTACTACCCCCGCGAGGCGAAGACGTTCTGGGCGACGCATTTCCTGCGGCTGCGGGAGCCCGTCTCGATCTGGGAGGACACCCGCGACGTCGTCGTCTTCGACCATGATCGCTGCCGGGTCCTGACCGACTGGCACGTGCCGGAGGGCGGTCGCGTCCAGCGCCGGGTGCTCGAGCTGCGCGGCGACCTCGCGCCGGGAACGAAGCTGTCCGCGGGGGGATCGGTCTTCCTGCTGTACGAGCTGCCGACACCGTTCCCGATCGACACCAGCCCGCGATGGATCCACGCCGCGCGGTCGGTCCGCGTCGTCGACGTCCTCGATGACGGAATGGTCGTGGAGGAGAACTCCGTCCACGGATTCACCTGGCAGGAGCTGCCGATCGCCTCGACCCCGCCCGCGCCGCCTCAGGCCGGGTCGCAGCAGGCGGCGATCGATCACTGGGCCGACACGATCATCCAGGCGGCCCCGCTGCGCTCGGCGGACTTCCCGTTCGACCCCGCGACCGACCTGCTGCTGCGCAGAATCCCGCGCACGCGCTCGGGTACGCTCGCGCGCGGCGACGGTGACGCGGTCGACGAGATCGCCCGCGCCGTCGACGATCTCGACCGCAGCTATCTGGCCGTGCAAGGCCCGCCGGGCACCGGCAAGACCTACGTCGGTTCGCACGTGGTCGCGCGCCTGGTCCGCGAGAAGGGATACCGCGTCGGCGTGGTGGCGCAGTCGCACGCGGTCGTGGAGAACATGCTCGCGCGCATCGTCGATGCGGGGGTGCCGGGTGAGCGCGTCGCGAAGGCGACGAAGGGCGCGGCATCCGGTGCGGAGAGTTTCACCGCCATCGCGAAGGACGGCTATGCGGCCTTCGCCCAGGCACACCCGGACGGGTTCGTCATCGGCGGTACGGTATGGGACCTGAGCCACCCCGGACGCGTGCCCCGCGCGAGTCTGGACCTGCTCGTCATCGACGAAGCCGGACAGTTCTCGCTCGCCTCGACCATCGCGGTGTCGGTCGCGGCGCAGCGACTGCTGCTGCTCGGCGATCCCCAGCAGCTGCCGCAGGTGAGCCAGGGCACCCATCCCGAGCCGGTCGACACCTCCGCACTCGGATGGGTGATGGACGGCGTCGCGGTCGTCCCCGATGATCGCGGCTTCTTCCTCGCACAGACGCGCCGGATGCGCCCCGAGGTCGCGGCCCCCGTCTCCGAACTGTCCTACGACGGGCGACTCGCGGCGCATCCGTCCACCTCGGGGCGTCACCTCGACGGCGTTGCGGCCGGCGTCGTCCCCATGCCGCTGACCCACGCGGGCAACGCCACACAGTCGCCGGAGGAGGCCGACGCCGTCCTCGCCCTCGCTCGCGACCTCCTCGGGCGGGCGTGGACGCCATCCGAACAGGCGCGCCCGCGATCGCTCACGGCCGCGGATCTGATCGTCGTCACCCCGTACAACGCGCAGCAGGTGCTCGTCGAGTCCGTGCTGGCAGCGGCCGGGCTCGGGGAGATCCCGGTCGGAACGGTCGACAAGTTCCAGGGTCAGGAAGCTGCCGTCGCGATCGTGTCGCTCGCGGCATCCAGCGGCCGTGATGCACCGCGAGGGCTCGAGTTCCTCCTGCTGCAGAACCGTCTGAACGTGGCCATCTCGCGGGCCGAGCACACCGCGTTCGTGGTCTACGGCACGGGGCTGCTCGACGACCTGCCCCGCACTCCGGACGGTGTCGCCCGCCTCAGTGCCTTCGCCCGTCTCGTCGGCGCGGACGCGCCCTAG
- a CDS encoding DUF3467 domain-containing protein — MSDEMPRQFEIDLPPEVIAGSFADFANVWHTPDVFVMDFVSLVRPPQAGADADGAPVTVVPARVVQRVRIPPQQVFELAKALTQQLEFWEQETGRRAEG, encoded by the coding sequence ATGAGCGATGAGATGCCCCGGCAGTTTGAGATCGATCTGCCGCCGGAGGTGATCGCCGGCAGCTTCGCCGACTTCGCGAACGTGTGGCACACGCCCGACGTGTTCGTGATGGACTTCGTCTCTCTCGTGCGGCCTCCGCAGGCCGGGGCGGATGCCGACGGTGCGCCCGTCACGGTCGTGCCCGCTCGGGTGGTGCAGCGAGTGCGCATCCCCCCGCAGCAGGTGTTCGAGCTGGCGAAAGCGCTCACCCAGCAGCTGGAGTTCTGGGAGCAGGAGACCGGGCGACGCGCCGAAGGGTGA
- a CDS encoding magnesium and cobalt transport protein CorA, giving the protein MTLIDNAVYKDGVRVATPASLDEAYALQEAHAGFAWIGLYRPSDEELASVATEFELHPLAIEDAALGHQRSKVERYGDTLFVVLRPARYDDEREELDIGELHLFVGPDFVITIRHAESPDLGAVRRRLEQQPELLALGSEAVLYAVLDRVVDEYEPLVAGIENDIDEIEDDLFGDADDDALSRRIYELSGELNRFARATHPLVPIIEWLQRGHDAYHVDIELQRRLRDVRDHALRVTERIDGFRAVLDKALIVHSALVSRRQTEVNLAQNEQVKKISSWAAIIFAPTLIGTVYGMNFDVMPELHWEYGYPVALGVMVAFPTVLYLIFKRRRWL; this is encoded by the coding sequence ATGACCCTGATCGACAACGCCGTCTACAAGGACGGCGTGCGCGTCGCCACCCCCGCCTCGCTCGACGAGGCCTATGCCCTCCAGGAAGCGCACGCGGGTTTCGCGTGGATCGGCCTGTACCGTCCGTCGGACGAAGAGTTGGCCTCCGTCGCGACGGAGTTCGAACTGCATCCCCTCGCCATCGAGGACGCGGCTCTGGGTCACCAGCGTTCGAAGGTCGAGCGGTACGGCGACACGCTGTTCGTCGTGCTGCGTCCCGCGCGCTACGACGACGAGCGCGAAGAGCTCGACATCGGCGAGCTGCATCTGTTCGTCGGCCCCGACTTCGTCATCACCATCCGTCACGCCGAATCGCCCGATCTCGGGGCCGTGCGGCGGCGCCTCGAACAGCAGCCGGAACTGCTGGCGCTGGGATCGGAAGCGGTGCTGTACGCCGTACTCGACCGTGTCGTCGACGAGTACGAGCCTCTGGTGGCCGGCATCGAGAACGACATCGACGAGATCGAGGACGACCTGTTCGGAGACGCCGACGACGATGCCCTCTCGCGCCGCATCTACGAGCTGTCGGGCGAGCTGAACCGCTTCGCGCGAGCCACCCACCCGCTGGTGCCGATCATCGAATGGCTGCAGCGCGGCCACGACGCGTACCACGTCGACATCGAGTTGCAGCGGCGGCTGCGCGATGTCCGCGACCATGCCCTCCGCGTCACCGAGCGCATCGACGGCTTCCGTGCCGTGCTCGACAAGGCGCTCATCGTGCATTCCGCGCTCGTCTCGCGGCGCCAGACCGAGGTGAATCTGGCCCAGAACGAACAGGTGAAGAAGATCTCCTCGTGGGCGGCGATCATCTTCGCGCCCACGCTGATCGGCACCGTCTACGGCATGAACTTCGACGTGATGCCCGAGCTGCACTGGGAGTACGGCTACCCCGTCGCTCTCGGCGTGATGGTGGCTTTCCCCACCGTGCTCTACCTGATCTTCAAGCGGCGTCGGTGGTTGTGA
- a CDS encoding NAD(+) synthase, whose translation MSENLPFESAYRHGFARVAACTITVAIADPARNAEAVIDAARALSDDAVAVAVFPELCLSGYAIDDLVMQDAVLDAVHAAIGTLVSASHDLRPLLVVGAPLLLGARLYNCAVVIHRGRVLGVVPKSYPLTYREFYEARWYAAGAGAPATAVLAGQQVPVGTDLLFAADDVPGLVVHAEVCEDMWVPVPPSSAAALAGATVLLNLSGSPITVARADDRHLLAKSQSFRCNAVYAYAAAGLGESTNDVSWDGQTMIYESGALLAETERFPDGPRSAIADVDLDRIRQDRLRQGTFDDNRRAVAPAAAPMRMVSFTVDPPASDIGLRRPLDRFPFVPDDPARLDQDCYEAFSIQVSALAQRMRAIGSPKPVIGVSGGLDSTHALLVVARAMDRMGRPRSDILAYTMPGFATSDHTKSNAIALAEAIGASIQTIDIRPMATELLTGIGHPFANGEPVYDVTFENVQAGARTDFLFRLANQNGGFVVGTSDLSELALGWATYGVGDQMSHYAVNAGVPKTLIQHLIRWVIAHAGEDGTSLSDAAKAVLQAVLDTEISPELVPAGQDGKVQSTEDTIGPYALHDFALHHVLRYGFRPSKIVFLAEHAWRDADAGAWPPGFPASDRYGYDRETIVRWLRVFLTRYFGFAQFKRTAIPNGPKVLPSGSLSPRGDWRAPSDGNAAVWLAELDRAFPSA comes from the coding sequence GTGAGCGAGAACCTGCCGTTCGAGAGCGCCTACCGGCACGGGTTCGCCCGGGTCGCCGCGTGCACCATCACCGTCGCGATCGCCGACCCGGCGCGAAACGCCGAGGCGGTCATCGATGCGGCCCGCGCGCTCAGCGACGACGCCGTCGCCGTCGCCGTCTTCCCGGAGCTCTGCCTGAGCGGATACGCCATCGACGACCTCGTCATGCAGGATGCCGTGCTCGACGCCGTCCACGCCGCGATCGGCACCCTGGTCTCGGCCTCGCACGATCTGCGGCCGCTGCTGGTCGTCGGCGCGCCGCTGCTGCTGGGCGCCCGCCTCTACAACTGCGCCGTCGTGATCCACCGCGGACGCGTGCTCGGCGTCGTCCCGAAGAGCTACCCGCTGACGTACCGCGAGTTCTACGAGGCCCGCTGGTATGCCGCGGGCGCCGGCGCGCCGGCGACCGCCGTCCTGGCCGGACAGCAGGTGCCCGTCGGCACCGATCTGCTGTTCGCCGCCGACGATGTGCCGGGCCTGGTCGTGCACGCAGAGGTGTGCGAAGACATGTGGGTGCCGGTCCCGCCGTCCTCCGCTGCGGCCCTCGCCGGCGCGACGGTTCTCCTGAACCTCTCCGGCAGCCCCATCACCGTCGCACGGGCCGATGACCGTCACCTGCTCGCGAAGTCACAGTCGTTCCGCTGCAACGCCGTCTACGCCTACGCGGCTGCGGGCCTGGGCGAGTCGACGAACGACGTGTCGTGGGACGGCCAGACGATGATCTACGAGTCCGGCGCCTTGTTGGCCGAGACCGAGCGCTTCCCGGACGGCCCGCGCAGCGCCATCGCCGACGTCGACCTCGACCGCATCCGCCAGGACCGGCTCCGGCAGGGGACGTTCGACGACAACCGACGCGCGGTCGCCCCGGCAGCGGCGCCGATGCGCATGGTGTCGTTCACGGTCGATCCCCCGGCATCCGACATCGGGCTGCGTCGCCCGCTCGACCGCTTCCCCTTCGTACCCGACGACCCGGCACGCCTCGACCAGGACTGCTACGAGGCGTTCAGCATCCAGGTGTCTGCGCTCGCGCAGCGGATGCGCGCCATCGGGTCACCCAAGCCCGTGATCGGCGTGTCCGGGGGGCTCGACTCGACCCACGCTCTTCTCGTGGTCGCCCGCGCGATGGACCGCATGGGTCGCCCGCGCAGCGACATCCTCGCCTACACGATGCCGGGCTTCGCGACGAGCGATCACACGAAGTCGAACGCCATCGCCCTCGCCGAGGCGATCGGCGCGTCGATCCAGACGATCGACATCCGTCCCATGGCGACGGAGCTGCTGACGGGCATCGGCCACCCCTTCGCGAACGGCGAGCCCGTGTACGACGTGACGTTCGAGAACGTGCAGGCCGGGGCGCGCACCGACTTCCTGTTCCGACTCGCGAATCAGAACGGCGGATTCGTCGTGGGCACCTCCGACCTGTCGGAGCTCGCCCTGGGATGGGCCACCTACGGCGTCGGTGACCAGATGAGCCACTACGCGGTGAACGCCGGGGTGCCCAAGACTCTCATCCAGCACCTGATCCGATGGGTCATCGCCCACGCGGGCGAGGACGGCACGAGCCTGTCGGATGCGGCGAAGGCGGTGCTGCAGGCGGTGCTGGACACCGAGATCAGCCCCGAGCTGGTGCCCGCCGGCCAGGACGGCAAGGTGCAGTCGACCGAGGACACGATCGGACCCTACGCGTTGCACGATTTCGCGCTGCATCACGTGCTGCGCTACGGCTTCCGGCCGTCGAAGATCGTCTTCCTCGCGGAGCACGCATGGCGCGATGCGGATGCCGGGGCGTGGCCGCCGGGCTTCCCGGCATCCGACCGCTACGGCTACGACCGCGAGACGATCGTGCGCTGGCTGCGCGTCTTCCTGACGCGCTACTTCGGCTTCGCGCAGTTCAAGCGCACCGCGATCCCCAACGGCCCCAAGGTGCTCCCTTCGGGGTCGCTCTCGCCGCGCGGCGACTGGCGAGCGCCCAGCGACGGCAACGCCGCGGTGTGGCTCGCCGAGCTCGACCGCGCCTTCCCGTCCGCCTGA
- a CDS encoding 4'-phosphopantetheinyl transferase family protein, whose amino-acid sequence MTLTSVLLDTPPSVAARLGWDPATTVHDRRRILAKELIAARLGCDVNDIRIEREAPRGFGYHTRLIASRDGEELPIAIVTASFRAATIVAICDPGLPLGIDIRDMTPEPADIRFMQKHSHLFDPNNIPDLLQHWVRVQAVLEADGRGVRVAPDNVRLDMGRLKGWIPDRNMKYTLVDASRDSWVITIAIGTLPAA is encoded by the coding sequence ATGACACTCACTTCGGTTCTGCTCGACACTCCGCCCTCCGTGGCCGCGCGACTCGGCTGGGACCCGGCCACGACCGTGCACGATCGTCGCCGCATTCTCGCGAAGGAGCTCATCGCCGCTCGCCTCGGCTGCGACGTGAACGACATTCGCATCGAGCGCGAGGCGCCGCGCGGCTTCGGCTACCACACGCGCCTGATCGCCTCGCGCGACGGTGAGGAACTGCCGATCGCGATCGTGACGGCGAGCTTCCGTGCCGCCACGATCGTCGCCATCTGCGACCCGGGCCTTCCGCTGGGTATCGACATCCGCGACATGACACCGGAACCCGCCGACATCCGCTTCATGCAGAAGCACTCGCACCTGTTCGACCCGAACAACATCCCCGACCTGCTCCAGCACTGGGTGCGGGTGCAGGCGGTGCTGGAGGCCGACGGTCGCGGGGTGCGCGTCGCACCCGACAACGTGCGGCTGGACATGGGGCGGCTGAAGGGGTGGATCCCGGACCGCAACATGAAGTACACGCTCGTGGACGCCTCGCGCGACAGCTGGGTGATCACGATCGCGATCGGAACGCTTCCCGCGGCCTGA
- the upp gene encoding uracil phosphoribosyltransferase, which produces MRVHVADHPLITHKLTVLRDERTPSPVFRQLTEELLTLLAYEATRGVRVEEVEIQTPVTTTTGVRISEPRPLVVPILRAGLGMLDGMVKLLPTAEIGFLGMARNEQTLQPYTYAERLPDDLSDRQCFVLDPMLATGGSLGAAIDFLFARGAQDVTAICILGAPEGVAKIEELVGERDVTLVLGALDERLNEKGYIVPGLGDAGDRLYGTV; this is translated from the coding sequence ATGCGCGTGCACGTTGCCGATCACCCCCTCATCACCCACAAGCTCACCGTGCTGCGCGACGAGCGCACACCATCTCCGGTGTTCCGACAGCTCACCGAAGAGCTGTTGACCCTGCTCGCGTATGAGGCGACCCGCGGCGTGCGCGTCGAAGAGGTCGAGATCCAGACCCCGGTGACCACCACGACCGGCGTGCGCATCTCGGAGCCGCGACCGCTGGTGGTGCCGATCCTCCGCGCCGGCCTCGGCATGCTCGACGGCATGGTGAAGCTGCTGCCCACCGCCGAGATCGGCTTCCTGGGCATGGCGCGCAACGAGCAGACCCTGCAGCCCTACACGTACGCCGAGCGCCTTCCCGACGACCTCAGCGACCGCCAGTGCTTCGTTCTCGACCCGATGCTCGCGACCGGTGGATCGCTCGGCGCGGCGATCGACTTCCTCTTCGCCCGCGGCGCGCAGGACGTGACCGCGATCTGCATCCTCGGCGCGCCCGAGGGCGTCGCGAAGATCGAGGAGCTCGTGGGCGAGCGCGACGTGACCCTCGTGCTCGGTGCGCTCGACGAGCGCCTGAACGAGAAGGGCTACATCGTTCCCGGCCTCGGCGACGCCGGCGACCGCCTCTACGGCACGGTCTGA